A stretch of DNA from Nitrospira sp. KM1:
CTCCGGAAAGTAGATCCAATGTTTGTCTGATATGCCCGTCCGCGACACGGCGAGGTTGACGTTATAGACGGATACCCAACGGAGTTTTTCTGCGGCCTGCTTCAAGTGCTCAGGAAAATCCGTGCAGCGTCGCACGAGTTCCGGCACAGGAATCGTCGAAACCAAAGACTCATAGTGTTCAGATCTCGTCGTGCCCTGTTCCCGGTCGCGAAAGAGGGCCCGGCGGCGCCTCGTATCCACCTCCAGCAACTCCACTCCGTTCTTCAGCCAATCGATCCCCGGCAGGAAGGATTCCGGCAACACTTTGATACCCTGCTCAGCTGGATAGAGGAACGATGGGTTGTAACCGAATGCCCTGTCCTTAATACCCAACGCCCCGTTGACGACATCCTTTAGTTCCGGCTTCGGAACCAGCCAGGACACCCAGTCGGAGGTCAGCTCGTCCAGCGAGACACGCCACAGCTTCTCGTTGAACGGCATCATGAAATGTTTGGCCATTCCATCACCGAGATTGTCGAGGATCCATTCCTTGAATGATCGGTCTTTGGGTGGGGCATGAGAGGCTGCTTGGGTCAAGGTCGCAATGAATCCCATCAGACATTCCCGCACCACTTCGGGAGGGAGCCCGTGTGTATTGACCTGAAAGGGATATTCCGTCAGCGTGCGATGTGAATAGATGAACGATTGCCTCGCATGCCGCTGAAGCTTGCCGGCGAGCAATCGTTCGACCAACGCTTTGATCTCGGCCTGGCGGAAATGCAGGAGGTGCCCCGTATAGTCGAAGGTAAACCCGTTCGTCTGATAAGACCGGCACAACCCGCCGACTTCGGATTCGCGCTCATAGAGCCGATACGGCATTCCCGAAAGATGATAGGCAGTGCTGAGGCCGGCTAACCCGGCTCCGACAATGATGATCATGCAGCCTTTGTCTCCTCTTCGCCCGTTGCGAGCAGGACTTGGGACGAGGGCCTTCGAACGTCCACGCTCTTCAGAAGCATGGCCGCGACCAGCAGGAGTGCCACGGTCCCAATGCACAGCCCCCAGGCCATCGCTTCGCTGACGTGGAGCATGATCAGCCCGATGGCTCCGAGCGCAGTCGTTGCACCGTAACTGAGCAACACGACTTGAGGCACGGACAGGCCCCAATGCCTCAACCGAATGGCGATATGGTCAGGGCTTCCCCAAAAAATCGGGAGCCCGCGCTGGTGCCGGATATACATGACGAACAGAGTGTCGAAGATCGGAACTCCCAGGATGAAGACCGGTGTTAGAAGCGCAAGCGGATGTTCGCCGGGATATTTCTCGATCATGGTCATCGCGCCAAGCAGAAGCCCAATGAACATCGCGCCCGTATCGCCCATGTAGATTTTCGCCGGTTGCCAGTTATACCGGAGAAATCCCAGCAGGCTTCCAATCAGCGCGGCGAGCATGAACGCGATGGTTTGATCTCCCTGCTGGATCGCCACGACCAGCAAACACCCCGCGCTCAACGCGCCGATGCCCGCGGACAGACCATCCATGATATCCAGAAGGTTGAAGGCGTTGATCAGTCCGACCATCCAGAATACGGTGAGGGCGAGATCGAGCCATTCAGGAAACGCGGCGATTTCGATCTTGATTCCGCTCTTGATCAGAACGAATACGGCAAGCAGCTGGCCGATCAATTTGGTGCCGGGAGTCAGCACTCCGAAGTCGTCGATAAGGCCGAGCATTACCACAATGGTGCCGCCCAGAATGATTCCAAGGACGTCATGGCGAAACTCGAAGGTGAAGGCGAGACTCATGAGGAAGGCCAGATAGATGGCAAGCCCGCCGAAATAGGGAACCGGATCGCGCTGATGTTTCAACCGTCCGTCCGGAGCATCCACGATTCCATATTTCA
This window harbors:
- a CDS encoding NAD(P)/FAD-dependent oxidoreductase, whose product is MIIIVGAGLAGLSTAYHLSGMPYRLYERESEVGGLCRSYQTNGFTFDYTGHLLHFRQAEIKALVERLLAGKLQRHARQSFIYSHRTLTEYPFQVNTHGLPPEVVRECLMGFIATLTQAASHAPPKDRSFKEWILDNLGDGMAKHFMMPFNEKLWRVSLDELTSDWVSWLVPKPELKDVVNGALGIKDRAFGYNPSFLYPAEQGIKVLPESFLPGIDWLKNGVELLEVDTRRRRALFRDREQGTTRSEHYESLVSTIPVPELVRRCTDFPEHLKQAAEKLRWVSVYNVNLAVSRTGISDKHWIYFPESAYPFYRVGFPMNFSPSLGREGCSSVYVEISHRPDERRSVEQLVDEARSGMEHAGILRPDDELIVADVKDLQYAYVYFDRHRAKAIPAILAELERRGVHSIGRYGKWEHTSMEDAIGQGKQLAEHLRAQLVQPASA
- a CDS encoding glycosyltransferase family 4 protein, which translates into the protein MHLYLLTFVLAVLLSTYGVPIARRAALKYGIVDAPDGRLKHQRDPVPYFGGLAIYLAFLMSLAFTFEFRHDVLGIILGGTIVVMLGLIDDFGVLTPGTKLIGQLLAVFVLIKSGIKIEIAAFPEWLDLALTVFWMVGLINAFNLLDIMDGLSAGIGALSAGCLLVVAIQQGDQTIAFMLAALIGSLLGFLRYNWQPAKIYMGDTGAMFIGLLLGAMTMIEKYPGEHPLALLTPVFILGVPIFDTLFVMYIRHQRGLPIFWGSPDHIAIRLRHWGLSVPQVVLLSYGATTALGAIGLIMLHVSEAMAWGLCIGTVALLLVAAMLLKSVDVRRPSSQVLLATGEEETKAA